One segment of Natronosalvus halobius DNA contains the following:
- a CDS encoding Lrp/AsnC ligand binding domain-containing protein: MVHAFIMVKTAAGKSEGLLAGIRDLESVSDAHIVAGNYDIIAEVDADEVYGVLKAASGDIQSLDGVSDTKTYIAMD, translated from the coding sequence ATGGTTCACGCGTTCATCATGGTGAAGACCGCTGCCGGTAAATCCGAAGGACTCCTGGCGGGCATCCGCGACCTCGAGAGCGTTTCGGACGCCCACATCGTCGCCGGTAATTACGACATAATCGCCGAGGTCGACGCCGACGAGGTGTACGGCGTCCTGAAGGCGGCTTCGGGAGATATCCAGAGTCTCGATGGTGTTTCGGATACGAAGACCTACATCGCGATGGACTGA
- a CDS encoding pyruvoyl-dependent arginine decarboxylase, which translates to MSTIRVVWGTAAGPTKMAAYDAALANAGIENYNLVTVSSVIPATARVEAVGTAPDLGPVGNRLTVVQGHATAADNEPASAALAWAESGDGEGPGLFYETTGTDPDSVRERALDGLEAGQEFRDWAFDEPSVQVETTEDESGAYQAAVVVAAYGTSEPIC; encoded by the coding sequence ATGAGCACTATTCGGGTCGTCTGGGGAACGGCGGCGGGACCGACGAAGATGGCCGCCTACGACGCCGCGCTCGCGAACGCCGGAATCGAGAACTACAACCTCGTGACCGTTTCGTCCGTGATTCCGGCGACCGCTCGCGTCGAGGCGGTCGGCACCGCCCCCGATCTCGGCCCGGTCGGAAATCGGCTGACCGTCGTCCAGGGACACGCGACGGCCGCCGATAACGAACCGGCGAGCGCCGCCCTCGCGTGGGCCGAATCCGGCGACGGCGAGGGTCCGGGCCTGTTCTACGAGACGACCGGGACTGACCCCGATTCGGTTCGTGAGCGTGCCCTCGACGGTCTCGAGGCCGGCCAGGAATTTCGAGACTGGGCGTTCGACGAGCCGTCTGTCCAGGTCGAAACGACGGAGGATGAATCTGGGGCGTACCAGGCCGCAGTGGTCGTCGCCGCCTACGGCACGAGTGAACCGATCTGCTGA
- a CDS encoding heavy-metal-associated domain-containing protein, with translation MARTITVTGMSCGGCEDTVESALEDVDGVVEASADNESDAVTVEGDANVDALVEAIENAGYDVSA, from the coding sequence ATGGCACGAACCATCACGGTAACTGGCATGAGCTGTGGCGGCTGCGAGGACACGGTCGAATCGGCGCTCGAGGACGTCGACGGCGTCGTCGAGGCATCGGCGGACAACGAATCGGACGCCGTCACTGTCGAGGGTGACGCCAACGTCGACGCACTCGTCGAGGCAATCGAGAACGCTGGCTACGACGTCTCTGCCTGA
- a CDS encoding DUF5813 family protein, with product MTTLPTPIADALEEHKSFSPVDDATYALETTVFEARVTATAAEGPRDGSVTVVVRLPTLDAATADRVAPVVEDGWFETLERRLADVFTVAETDTHDAPQIDHEDGVVTVTLEYVAWDAREGVDDAKALIEYVEGTYAQGIIPGYEYEGPAATLLENAQTAGERAAEGAAGGHDDEYDSPF from the coding sequence ATGACGACGTTACCGACGCCTATTGCCGACGCACTCGAGGAGCACAAGTCGTTTTCGCCAGTCGACGACGCGACGTACGCACTCGAGACCACCGTCTTCGAGGCGCGCGTGACCGCGACCGCCGCCGAGGGGCCGCGAGATGGCTCGGTTACTGTTGTCGTCCGGTTGCCGACGCTCGACGCGGCAACCGCCGACCGCGTCGCCCCGGTGGTCGAAGACGGCTGGTTCGAGACGCTCGAGCGTCGACTCGCAGACGTGTTTACAGTCGCCGAAACGGACACTCACGACGCCCCGCAGATCGACCACGAGGACGGCGTCGTGACGGTCACCCTCGAGTACGTCGCCTGGGACGCCAGAGAGGGGGTCGACGACGCCAAGGCCCTGATCGAGTACGTCGAGGGAACCTACGCACAGGGTATCATCCCGGGGTACGAGTACGAGGGGCCCGCAGCGACGCTGCTCGAGAACGCCCAGACTGCAGGAGAGCGGGCTGCCGAAGGCGCTGCTGGCGGCCACGACGACGAGTACGATAGCCCGTTTTGA
- a CDS encoding DUF7522 family protein, translated as MATGLLTDERADQIVTTCRTAVGDSLRSVTYFTRDDFEQLYLRGDLERDADLTSFIGHEWRGFKTAQTAYEGSELGDYEYTIRVFENGFLIRVTTDREGVFATTDGLTVKDFEEVATGLESFLGERNRE; from the coding sequence ATGGCCACGGGTCTGCTCACAGACGAAAGGGCTGATCAGATCGTCACCACCTGTCGAACCGCCGTCGGCGACAGCCTCCGGTCGGTGACGTACTTCACCCGGGACGACTTCGAACAGCTGTACCTCCGCGGCGATCTCGAGCGCGACGCCGACCTCACGAGCTTCATCGGTCACGAGTGGCGCGGCTTCAAGACCGCCCAGACTGCCTACGAGGGCTCAGAACTGGGCGACTACGAGTACACCATCCGCGTGTTCGAAAACGGCTTTCTCATCCGCGTGACGACCGATCGGGAGGGCGTCTTCGCGACGACCGACGGGCTAACGGTCAAGGACTTCGAAGAAGTTGCGACCGGTCTCGAGTCGTTCCTGGGCGAGCGCAACCGCGAGTAA
- the pan2 gene encoding proteasome-activating nucleotidase Pan2 — MSRSPSLPDTPSREIDPDLSDEERLEALHDHFMQLTAASEQLSEQLDVARDRRTRLKEQVDRTKRENEVLKSSSLYLATVEDHMGDEVIVKQHGNNQEVLTEIGPDFAEEIDYGDRVAVNDSFGIQRILSAETDARAQTMEITEKPDVSYDDIGGIDDQVREVREAVEQPLAQPELFENVGIEPPAGVLLYGPPGTGKTMLAKAVATQTDATFIKMAGSELVRKFIGEGSRLVRDLFEMAREREPAVIFIDEIDAIAAKRTESKTSGDAEVQRTMMQLLNEMDGFDERGDIRIIAATNRFDMLDDAILRPGRFDRLIEVPEPDGEGRQQIFEIHTRTMNVDDEVDFEALAEQTVGFTGAEIESVTTEAGMFAIRDDRTTVGQADFEAALEKIEAGETEVVTSANYFFD; from the coding sequence ATGTCTCGAAGTCCCTCGCTCCCCGACACACCGAGCCGGGAGATCGACCCCGATCTCTCGGACGAAGAACGGCTTGAAGCGCTCCACGACCACTTTATGCAGCTGACAGCGGCCAGCGAACAGCTGTCAGAGCAACTTGACGTCGCCCGCGACAGGCGAACGCGACTCAAAGAACAGGTCGACCGTACCAAACGCGAAAACGAGGTCCTCAAGAGTTCGTCGCTGTACCTCGCGACCGTCGAGGACCATATGGGCGACGAGGTTATCGTCAAGCAACACGGGAACAACCAGGAGGTACTCACCGAGATCGGCCCCGACTTCGCCGAGGAAATCGACTACGGAGACCGCGTCGCCGTCAACGATTCTTTCGGTATCCAGCGGATCCTCTCGGCGGAGACAGACGCTCGCGCACAGACGATGGAGATCACGGAAAAACCCGACGTCAGTTACGACGACATCGGGGGGATCGACGACCAGGTTCGCGAAGTCAGGGAGGCCGTCGAGCAACCGCTCGCTCAGCCCGAGCTCTTCGAGAACGTGGGGATCGAACCGCCAGCCGGTGTCCTGCTCTACGGGCCGCCAGGTACGGGGAAGACGATGCTCGCCAAAGCCGTCGCCACCCAGACCGACGCCACCTTCATCAAGATGGCCGGCTCCGAACTCGTCCGCAAATTCATCGGCGAGGGCTCCCGCCTGGTTCGAGACCTCTTCGAGATGGCCCGCGAGCGCGAACCCGCCGTCATATTCATCGACGAAATCGACGCCATCGCCGCCAAGCGCACCGAGTCGAAGACCTCTGGCGACGCCGAGGTCCAGCGAACGATGATGCAGCTACTGAACGAGATGGACGGGTTCGACGAGCGCGGCGACATCCGCATCATCGCCGCCACGAACCGCTTCGACATGCTCGACGACGCGATCCTCCGTCCAGGACGGTTCGATCGCCTCATCGAGGTTCCAGAACCCGACGGCGAGGGACGACAGCAGATTTTCGAGATTCATACGCGAACCATGAACGTCGACGACGAGGTCGACTTCGAGGCCCTCGCCGAACAGACGGTCGGGTTCACGGGCGCGGAGATCGAATCTGTCACGACCGAAGCCGGGATGTTTGCCATCCGCGACGACCGGACGACCGTCGGGCAGGCGGACTTCGAGGCGGCCCTCGAGAAGATCGAGGCCGGCGAAACGGAAGTCGTCACGTCGGCGAACTACTTCTTCGACTGA